The uncultured Ilyobacter sp. genome has a segment encoding these proteins:
- a CDS encoding outer membrane lipoprotein-sorting protein, translating into MKKISVIFFILINIYVFSKDASEILQKMEDAQNYTTLKGEYLMTIENRGKKITLGFEEYYKKSQEDLQLMRFTSPPRIEDTAILIKGENIWYYNKRSNRVRLLSKNAKKGSMMGSSFSYDDLNIDYVDDFTGEVIEETEDYYMLKVYPVDKDRSYKYILAKVRKDNFIEESLEYYDNNEIRYKLMTTQDVKQVKERWVPLKLIMTDLISGKVTYIETREESLDFDFYIEDSKFSEKNLKK; encoded by the coding sequence ATGAAAAAAATATCGGTGATTTTTTTTATCTTGATTAATATATATGTTTTTTCAAAGGATGCCTCGGAGATACTGCAAAAGATGGAGGATGCCCAAAACTATACAACTTTAAAGGGAGAGTATCTTATGACTATAGAAAACAGAGGTAAAAAAATAACCTTGGGATTTGAAGAATATTATAAAAAATCCCAAGAAGACCTTCAGCTTATGAGATTCACCTCTCCACCTAGAATAGAAGATACTGCAATTCTAATAAAGGGTGAAAATATATGGTACTATAACAAGAGAAGCAACAGGGTGAGGCTACTCTCAAAAAATGCGAAAAAAGGTAGTATGATGGGGTCTAGTTTTAGCTACGATGATCTCAATATAGATTATGTAGATGATTTTACAGGTGAGGTAATAGAGGAAACAGAGGATTATTATATGCTGAAGGTATATCCTGTGGATAAAGATAGAAGCTATAAATATATACTGGCAAAAGTTAGAAAAGATAATTTTATAGAAGAGAGTCTAGAATATTATGACAACAACGAGATAAGGTATAAGCTTATGACCACCCAGGATGTGAAACAGGTAAAAGAACGCTGGGTTCCTTTGAAATTAATCATGACAGATCTCATAAGTGGTAAGGTGACATATATAGAAACCAGAGAAGAAAGCCTGGATTTTGATTTTTATATTGAGGATTCCAAATTTTCCGAGAAAAACCTAAAAAAATAA
- a CDS encoding lipopolysaccharide core heptose(II) kinase RfaY, which yields MNKIKKDKVSIYLQDEKYRGLVEVILQGDYRVIKVLKNDQRSRVELIEYKQEKLVLKIPLEKNRRQWQRFLSAFRGSSSKREYENCVKILSKGFLGAEPVLVIDKKTGPLVKESYFVSKFIEGHEGKFQHLKEIGEELNKIHDAGYLHGDSQLVNFMVSNGKIYLIDCKLKKNRFGKFGSRYEFIYLEESCPKKIDIYRKDDLYYRGAKLLNSYLHWWGRTRKKLKGKELTK from the coding sequence ATGAATAAAATAAAAAAAGACAAGGTAAGCATATATCTCCAAGATGAGAAATACAGAGGACTTGTAGAAGTGATTCTACAGGGAGACTATAGGGTGATCAAAGTTTTGAAAAATGATCAGAGGAGCAGGGTAGAACTCATAGAGTATAAACAGGAAAAACTTGTTCTTAAAATCCCCCTTGAGAAAAACAGAAGACAGTGGCAACGCTTTTTGTCTGCATTTCGAGGAAGCTCATCTAAAAGAGAGTATGAAAACTGTGTTAAGATCCTGTCTAAGGGATTTTTGGGAGCGGAACCTGTCCTGGTCATAGATAAAAAAACCGGTCCCCTTGTCAAGGAGTCATATTTTGTGTCAAAGTTTATAGAGGGACATGAGGGGAAATTTCAGCATCTGAAAGAGATAGGAGAAGAGCTGAATAAAATCCATGATGCAGGGTACCTTCACGGGGATTCACAACTTGTAAATTTTATGGTTTCCAATGGAAAAATATACCTAATAGACTGTAAACTTAAAAAGAATAGATTTGGAAAGTTTGGGAGCAGGTATGAATTTATATATTTAGAGGAGAGCTGTCCTAAAAAAATAGATATATATAGAAAAGATGATCTATACTATAGAGGGGCTAAGCTTCTGAACAGCTACCTTCACTGGTGGGGAAGAACCAGGAAAAAACTAAAAGGCAAAGAATTGACAAAATGA
- a CDS encoding glycosyltransferase family 9 protein, whose product MRVLVIRLSSIGDIILTTPVLKEFKKKYPDAIVDFMVLDKFKDAIEGCPYVDNLIIFNKKEHRGIMGLKKFSDSIKGNKYDYVFDLHSKLRSVAISIFIGTKTLRYRKRALWKTLLVKARLIKYSADDTIVKNYFGALKELGVEYKGEDLNFTFSENDLEAVSKYRDFVVLAPGASKNTKKWTTEGFANLARLLREKYGKKIVLMGGAGDKAICEEINAISQESCVNLAGKLSLKESGALLSEADFLVTNDSGPFHISRGVKKKAFVIFGPTDPKMFEYDQYGVLIYRDEPCSPCSLHGDKICPKGHFNCMKHLKSEDVLKVIEKNMGWC is encoded by the coding sequence TTGAGGGTATTGGTAATAAGACTCAGTTCTATAGGGGATATAATCCTTACCACTCCTGTATTAAAGGAGTTTAAGAAAAAATATCCAGATGCAATAGTTGATTTTATGGTACTGGATAAATTTAAAGATGCTATAGAGGGGTGTCCCTATGTTGACAACCTTATTATTTTTAACAAAAAAGAGCACAGGGGAATAATGGGGCTCAAGAAATTTTCTGACAGCATAAAGGGTAACAAATACGACTATGTCTTTGATCTCCATTCCAAACTGAGGTCTGTGGCTATCTCTATTTTTATAGGCACTAAAACTTTGAGATACAGGAAAAGGGCACTCTGGAAGACCCTCCTTGTAAAAGCTAGGCTAATAAAATACAGTGCAGACGATACCATTGTAAAAAATTATTTTGGGGCACTTAAAGAGCTGGGGGTGGAATATAAGGGAGAAGACTTAAACTTTACCTTCTCTGAAAATGATCTAGAGGCAGTATCGAAGTATAGGGATTTTGTGGTTTTGGCTCCTGGTGCATCTAAGAACACTAAAAAGTGGACCACAGAGGGATTTGCAAACCTGGCAAGACTGCTGAGAGAAAAGTATGGTAAAAAAATAGTACTTATGGGTGGAGCCGGGGACAAGGCAATATGTGAAGAGATAAATGCCATAAGCCAGGAAAGCTGTGTGAACTTGGCTGGAAAGCTTTCTTTAAAAGAAAGTGGTGCTCTTTTGTCAGAGGCTGACTTTCTTGTTACCAATGATTCAGGGCCCTTTCATATCTCAAGAGGGGTAAAGAAAAAAGCCTTTGTGATCTTTGGGCCTACTGATCCAAAGATGTTTGAATATGATCAGTACGGGGTGCTAATATATAGAGATGAACCTTGTTCTCCATGTAGTCTTCACGGTGATAAAATCTGTCCAAAAGGACATTTTAACTGCATGAAACATCTGAAATCCGAGGATGTATTAAAAGTAATAGAAAAAAATATGGGATGGTGCTAA
- the recA gene encoding recombinase RecA, with the protein MAKTKKEIADKDKALEVAMKQIQKDFGEGSIMKLGANTHMNVETISTGSIGIDMALGLGGVPRGRVVEIYGAESCGKTTVALHIVAEAQKKGGIAAFIDAEHALDPAYARALGVDVDELLISQPDNGEQALEIGDMLVRSGAVDVIVVDSVAALVPKSEIEGEMGDQQMGLQARLMSKALRKLTGSLNKSKTTMIFINQIREKIGGFGFGPQTTTTGGRALKFYSSVRMEIKRIGSVKQGDNVIGNETSVKITKNKIAPPFREAKFQIMYGKGISRAGEILDMSIDNDIVSKSGAWFSYGDVRLGQGKENVKLRLEEEKDLLGNIEMDLNKILFPEVQVNEKAEDEDTESQEK; encoded by the coding sequence ATGGCAAAGACAAAAAAAGAGATAGCTGACAAAGATAAGGCATTAGAAGTGGCGATGAAACAGATACAAAAGGATTTTGGAGAAGGTTCAATAATGAAACTCGGGGCTAATACTCATATGAATGTAGAGACAATATCAACGGGAAGTATAGGTATAGATATGGCCCTCGGACTCGGGGGTGTACCTAGAGGAAGAGTGGTTGAGATATACGGGGCAGAGAGCTGCGGAAAGACAACTGTAGCACTTCATATAGTGGCAGAAGCACAAAAAAAAGGTGGTATAGCAGCATTTATAGATGCAGAACATGCTCTAGATCCGGCTTATGCAAGGGCTCTAGGTGTAGATGTAGACGAACTGCTCATATCACAGCCTGATAACGGAGAACAGGCCTTGGAAATAGGAGATATGCTTGTGAGATCTGGAGCTGTAGACGTAATAGTAGTAGACTCTGTGGCAGCTCTTGTACCAAAATCAGAGATAGAAGGAGAGATGGGAGACCAGCAAATGGGACTTCAGGCTAGGCTCATGTCCAAGGCTTTGAGAAAACTCACAGGAAGTCTAAATAAATCCAAAACAACAATGATATTCATAAATCAAATAAGGGAAAAAATCGGAGGATTTGGATTTGGACCTCAGACCACAACTACAGGTGGAAGAGCACTTAAATTTTACTCATCTGTAAGAATGGAGATAAAAAGAATAGGTAGTGTGAAACAGGGAGATAATGTAATAGGAAATGAGACCTCAGTTAAGATAACAAAGAATAAGATAGCTCCTCCTTTTAGAGAGGCGAAATTTCAGATCATGTACGGAAAGGGTATCTCAAGAGCCGGGGAGATACTAGATATGTCTATAGACAATGATATAGTTTCAAAATCAGGAGCATGGTTCAGTTATGGGGATGTAAGATTGGGACAGGGTAAGGAAAATGTAAAATTAAGACTAGAAGAGGAAAAGGACCTTCTAGGAAATATAGAAATGGATTTGAACAAAATTCTTTTTCCCGAAGTTCAAGTAAATGAAAAGGCAGAAGATGAAGATACTGAATCTCAAGAGAAATAA
- a CDS encoding RecX family transcriptional regulator translates to MKILNLKRNKLYLEDDEIIDVSPDIIYEMGLSRKEELSIEEYKRVVYLAALSKSYYLLSRRDHTSKELEKKLRMKFREKEIIRRVISEIEGKGYIDDYSYARSFIEKSKDGRKKIEYDLRARGIKSEVIREAFDEEGDKEIPKIKKLLHKISGKPYDKKINYLLRKGFDYENIKKALEDEDEE, encoded by the coding sequence ATGAAGATACTGAATCTCAAGAGAAATAAATTATACTTAGAGGATGATGAAATAATAGATGTAAGTCCTGATATAATTTATGAGATGGGACTCTCTAGAAAAGAAGAGCTGAGTATAGAGGAGTATAAAAGGGTGGTCTATCTGGCTGCCCTTTCAAAGTCCTACTATTTATTATCTAGAAGAGATCATACTTCTAAGGAGCTAGAGAAAAAACTACGAATGAAATTTCGGGAAAAAGAAATAATAAGAAGAGTAATTTCGGAGATAGAGGGAAAAGGGTATATAGACGACTATTCCTACGCAAGGTCCTTTATTGAAAAAAGCAAAGACGGAAGGAAAAAAATAGAATATGACCTGAGAGCAAGGGGGATAAAATCTGAGGTTATAAGAGAAGCCTTTGACGAGGAAGGTGATAAAGAAATTCCTAAGATAAAAAAGCTTTTGCATAAAATAAGTGGAAAGCCATATGATAAGAAAATAAACTATCTTTTGAGAAAGGGCTTTGACTATGAAAATATAAAAAAAGCTCTAGAGGACGAAGATGAAGAATAA
- a CDS encoding lysophospholipid acyltransferase family protein, translated as MLGLVLALVSGLSFFIYMTIFYLPIIVFSGEEKSARLARREFKKFGTWVLGAIGAKLEVIYEDKEAVENLKAKDGIVVVGNHQSNMDIPVLLAGFPFVVGYVAKKEMEKWPFFGVWMKKSQCVFLDRSNPREGIKSIKKAVEVIKAGYPIAIFPEGERSETGEIGDFKKGSFKLATETKGVIVPVTIKGTYEIQRRGSVVTKMGKNVKLIIAKPIYVKDMETAEVKKLDKIVRDIVVENFEKF; from the coding sequence ATGTTGGGTTTGGTACTGGCTCTTGTTAGTGGGCTGAGTTTTTTTATTTATATGACAATATTTTATCTTCCTATAATAGTGTTTTCAGGGGAAGAAAAGTCGGCACGGCTTGCAAGGAGAGAATTTAAAAAGTTTGGAACCTGGGTTCTAGGAGCTATAGGGGCTAAGCTTGAGGTTATCTACGAAGATAAAGAGGCAGTAGAAAATCTCAAAGCAAAGGATGGAATAGTGGTGGTAGGAAACCATCAGAGTAATATGGATATTCCGGTACTGCTGGCAGGATTTCCTTTTGTTGTAGGATATGTAGCTAAAAAAGAGATGGAAAAATGGCCTTTTTTCGGAGTGTGGATGAAAAAATCTCAATGTGTATTTCTAGACAGAAGTAACCCGAGAGAGGGAATAAAAAGTATAAAAAAAGCTGTGGAGGTTATAAAGGCCGGTTATCCAATAGCAATCTTCCCCGAGGGAGAAAGATCGGAAACCGGAGAAATAGGGGATTTTAAAAAAGGCAGCTTTAAGCTGGCAACTGAGACAAAGGGAGTAATAGTACCTGTGACAATAAAGGGTACATATGAGATCCAAAGAAGAGGCAGTGTAGTAACTAAAATGGGTAAAAATGTAAAACTTATAATAGCAAAACCAATATATGTAAAGGATATGGAGACTGCTGAAGTAAAGAAGCTAGACAAAATAGTAAGGGATATAGTTGTGGAGAACTTTGAGAAATTTTAG
- the pflB gene encoding formate C-acetyltransferase: MFEQWQGFKGDLWKKEINVRDFIQNNYTPYRGDESFLVEPTDATKKLWNKLTEMFKVEQEKGVYDAETKVPSALDAYGPGYIDKDLEKIVGVQTDKPLKRGIFPKGGVRLVEQALDAYGYKIDEFTKEIFTKYRKHHNQGVFDVYTPDIKAARSNGLVTGLPDAYGRGRIIGDYRRIAVYGMDRIIEDKKSQLEILNVSEMSDEIIRRREEISEQVRALQAFGKMCASYGFDVSKPAKTAQEAIQSVYFGYLGAVKDQDGAAMSLGRTATFLDIYISRDIEAGRLTEEEAQEFIDHFIMKLRIVRFLRPPAYNELFSGDPVWTTEVLGGEGTDGRTLVSKTSFRYLNTLYNLGPAPEPNLTVLWSAKSPQNWKNFCAKVSIDTSALQYENDDLMRPQFGDDYAIACCVSPMKVGKGMQFFGARVNLPKALLYAINGGKDEKSGKQVAPHFAPITSEYLDFDEVMERYEEVLKWLSGVYVKALNIIHYMHDKYAYETFEMALHDLEIERTQAHGIAGVSIVADSLAAIKNAKVKVIRDQSGMAIDFEIEGDYVPYGNNCDETDQFAVDITKKFMNMIRTHKMYRGARPTQSILTITSNVVYGKKTGATPCGRKAGKPFGPGANPMNGRDRKGAIAALTSVAKLPFEDANDGISYTFAITPATLGKEKEDRCNNLINLLDGYFTPTGGHHLNVNVFDKALLEDAMEHPEKYPQLTIRVSGYAVNFTKLSREQQLDVLSRTINERI; encoded by the coding sequence ATGTTCGAACAATGGCAAGGGTTTAAAGGGGATCTCTGGAAAAAAGAGATCAATGTAAGGGATTTTATCCAAAACAACTATACTCCGTATAGAGGGGACGAGAGCTTCTTAGTTGAGCCAACTGATGCTACTAAAAAACTATGGAATAAGCTTACAGAGATGTTTAAGGTGGAGCAGGAAAAAGGTGTCTATGACGCTGAGACAAAAGTTCCTTCTGCATTAGATGCATATGGCCCTGGATACATAGATAAAGATCTTGAGAAGATCGTAGGGGTACAAACTGATAAGCCACTAAAAAGAGGAATCTTTCCTAAAGGTGGAGTAAGACTAGTAGAGCAGGCTCTTGATGCTTACGGATATAAGATTGATGAATTTACAAAAGAAATCTTTACTAAATACAGAAAGCACCATAACCAAGGTGTATTTGATGTATATACTCCTGATATAAAGGCAGCTAGAAGTAACGGTCTAGTAACTGGACTTCCTGATGCTTACGGAAGAGGAAGAATAATCGGAGATTACAGAAGAATAGCTGTCTATGGAATGGACAGAATTATCGAAGATAAAAAATCTCAGCTTGAGATATTAAATGTAAGTGAAATGTCAGATGAAATAATCAGAAGAAGAGAAGAAATATCTGAGCAAGTAAGAGCTCTTCAAGCATTTGGAAAAATGTGTGCTTCTTACGGGTTTGACGTATCAAAGCCAGCTAAGACAGCTCAAGAAGCTATACAGTCTGTATATTTTGGGTACCTTGGGGCAGTAAAAGACCAAGATGGTGCTGCAATGTCTCTTGGAAGAACTGCAACATTCCTTGATATCTATATCAGCAGAGATATCGAAGCTGGAAGACTAACTGAAGAGGAAGCTCAAGAGTTTATTGACCACTTCATCATGAAGCTTAGAATAGTAAGATTCTTAAGGCCGCCTGCATATAACGAGTTATTCTCAGGAGATCCAGTATGGACAACTGAAGTTCTTGGTGGAGAAGGTACAGACGGAAGAACTCTTGTAAGTAAAACATCATTCAGATACCTAAATACATTATATAACCTAGGACCAGCACCAGAGCCAAATCTAACAGTTCTTTGGTCTGCAAAATCTCCACAAAACTGGAAAAATTTCTGTGCAAAAGTATCTATCGATACATCGGCACTTCAATATGAAAATGACGATCTTATGAGACCTCAATTCGGAGACGACTATGCAATAGCTTGTTGTGTATCTCCTATGAAAGTAGGAAAAGGGATGCAGTTCTTCGGGGCAAGAGTAAACCTTCCTAAAGCTCTCCTTTATGCAATAAACGGCGGAAAAGATGAGAAATCAGGAAAGCAGGTTGCACCTCACTTTGCACCGATAACTTCTGAATACCTTGACTTTGATGAGGTAATGGAAAGATATGAAGAAGTACTTAAGTGGCTTTCTGGAGTATATGTAAAAGCTCTAAATATCATCCACTATATGCATGATAAATATGCTTACGAAACATTTGAAATGGCTCTACATGATTTAGAGATCGAAAGAACTCAAGCTCACGGAATAGCAGGAGTTTCAATCGTAGCAGATTCACTTGCAGCTATCAAAAACGCAAAAGTAAAAGTAATAAGAGACCAATCAGGAATGGCTATTGACTTCGAAATCGAAGGAGACTATGTACCATATGGAAATAACTGTGACGAAACTGATCAATTTGCAGTTGACATCACTAAAAAATTCATGAACATGATAAGAACTCACAAAATGTATAGAGGAGCAAGACCTACTCAATCTATCCTTACTATAACTTCGAACGTTGTATATGGTAAGAAGACAGGAGCTACTCCTTGTGGAAGAAAAGCTGGTAAACCATTCGGACCAGGAGCAAACCCAATGAACGGAAGAGATAGAAAAGGAGCTATAGCAGCCCTTACTTCAGTAGCTAAGCTTCCATTTGAAGATGCAAACGATGGAATATCTTATACATTTGCAATCACACCTGCTACTCTTGGAAAAGAAAAAGAGGACAGATGTAATAACCTTATAAATCTTCTAGATGGATACTTTACTCCAACTGGTGGACATCACCTAAATGTCAATGTATTTGACAAGGCACTTCTTGAAGATGCAATGGAGCATCCTGA